A region from the Flavobacteriales bacterium genome encodes:
- a CDS encoding CotH kinase family protein, which yields MRRLNELLLSTLLLLNAANGGAQVVINEVSASNLGTQADNFGDFSDWVELYNTTGAAFDVSGWWLSDNPGNPQKWEFPAGTIVTANGRLIIWCTGRNLGAPAMHTSFKLNQTAQETVVLSDPGGALVDDFQLAQPTQEDHSWGRSTDGANTWNIFTSPTPGLANSGGSSYYASKPVIAPTAGFYSGAQNVTIAPVPGCDVRYTTNGDLPTSASTLYTGPIPVNTTTVIRAAAFPTAPGVPMSYVETNTYFINATHSVAVLSIAGNDLNTLLENGNQIEPLGSFEYFGPDGTLRDEAVGEFNEHGQDSWAYDQRGFDYIVRDETGYNDALHYPIFRTKQRDQFQRVIVKALAGDNVAYGPGQPAHVRDPYVQALSQLGDLSVDERSYEPAVLYLNGDFWGVYDLREKVDDHDFTDHYYDQDENNIQFLKTWGGTWSEYGGAQAQADWDALRNYIATNNMGNAANFAYVDSLYNWHSLIDYFCLNSYTVCADWLNWNTAWWRGLDPNGDKKKWRYVLWDMDATFGHYGNFTGIPDQSPDADPCTVEQLPNPGGQGHTEILSKLLTENQDVYNYYVNRYIDLGNTVFNCDNMLALLDSFVAVIDPEMQAQCNRWPNASYATWQANVQVMRDFIVTRCVTIETGLVDCYDVTGPFDVMFNVDPPLSGSIQVNSQVLPSYPFTGTYYGGITTTMAPIPATGWVFSHWTILNDTITPSTLDSLVTLDFDVPDTVIAHFIPPIRYDVLVDVDPRTGGYVQLGSTTITQFPHIENVPHGVPLQLKIFPAEFHDWEYWEILHNDITPDDSLEQDVSITFFSTDTIVAHLDPQEHGYYLPNAFTPNGDGINDVWFPGQQVVEAESYSLTVFNRWGEVIYNSTDPTDGWDGSASGSEAPNGVYVFKAHVVDAISKENHDFNGHVTLFR from the coding sequence ATGAGAAGGCTCAACGAACTGTTGCTTTCCACACTGTTGTTGCTGAATGCTGCCAATGGTGGGGCCCAAGTGGTGATCAATGAGGTGAGCGCGAGCAATTTGGGCACGCAGGCGGACAATTTCGGCGACTTCAGCGATTGGGTGGAATTGTACAATACCACGGGAGCCGCCTTCGACGTCAGCGGTTGGTGGTTGAGCGACAACCCCGGGAACCCCCAGAAATGGGAGTTCCCTGCTGGAACGATCGTGACCGCCAATGGCAGGCTGATCATCTGGTGCACAGGCCGGAACCTCGGCGCCCCGGCGATGCACACAAGTTTCAAGTTGAACCAGACCGCTCAAGAGACAGTAGTACTGAGCGACCCTGGAGGAGCATTAGTGGATGACTTCCAGCTGGCCCAGCCCACGCAAGAAGACCACAGCTGGGGGCGCAGCACTGATGGAGCCAACACTTGGAACATTTTCACCAGTCCCACTCCTGGCCTTGCCAACAGTGGAGGCTCGTCCTATTACGCAAGCAAACCCGTTATTGCACCAACTGCTGGCTTCTATTCAGGCGCGCAGAACGTGACCATCGCACCGGTGCCCGGTTGCGATGTCCGTTACACTACCAATGGCGACCTTCCCACATCTGCCAGCACGCTCTACACGGGCCCGATCCCGGTGAACACCACCACCGTTATCCGCGCTGCTGCCTTCCCCACCGCCCCCGGTGTACCCATGAGCTATGTTGAAACGAACACCTACTTCATCAATGCCACCCACTCCGTAGCCGTTCTGAGCATTGCTGGGAACGACCTCAACACCCTCCTTGAGAACGGCAATCAGATCGAGCCACTGGGCTCGTTCGAGTACTTCGGTCCCGATGGCACGTTGCGCGACGAAGCCGTCGGGGAATTCAACGAGCACGGACAGGACAGTTGGGCATATGACCAGCGCGGGTTCGATTACATCGTTCGTGATGAAACTGGGTACAATGACGCGTTGCATTATCCGATCTTCAGGACCAAACAGCGGGACCAATTCCAACGTGTTATCGTCAAGGCCCTCGCAGGTGACAACGTGGCCTATGGTCCGGGTCAACCTGCACACGTTCGCGACCCCTATGTCCAAGCCTTGAGCCAACTCGGCGACCTCTCGGTTGATGAACGGAGCTACGAGCCTGCCGTTTTGTACCTGAACGGCGATTTCTGGGGCGTGTACGACCTCCGCGAAAAGGTCGACGACCATGACTTCACCGATCATTACTACGACCAGGACGAGAACAACATCCAGTTCCTCAAGACCTGGGGTGGCACCTGGAGCGAGTACGGTGGAGCGCAGGCACAAGCGGACTGGGACGCATTGCGCAATTACATCGCCACGAACAACATGGGAAACGCGGCCAACTTCGCCTATGTGGACAGCCTTTACAACTGGCATAGCCTGATCGACTACTTCTGCTTGAACAGCTACACTGTCTGTGCAGACTGGCTCAATTGGAACACGGCTTGGTGGCGCGGCCTTGACCCCAACGGGGATAAGAAGAAATGGCGCTATGTGCTGTGGGACATGGACGCCACGTTCGGGCACTACGGCAATTTCACCGGCATCCCGGACCAAAGCCCGGATGCCGACCCATGCACAGTTGAACAACTTCCCAATCCCGGAGGCCAGGGCCACACGGAGATCTTGAGCAAGCTTTTGACCGAGAACCAAGACGTGTACAACTACTACGTCAATCGTTACATCGATCTGGGCAACACGGTCTTCAACTGCGACAACATGCTTGCGCTGCTGGACAGTTTCGTTGCTGTGATCGACCCGGAAATGCAAGCGCAATGCAATCGATGGCCCAATGCGTCCTATGCCACGTGGCAGGCAAACGTTCAAGTAATGCGGGACTTCATTGTAACCCGCTGCGTAACGATCGAAACCGGCTTGGTTGATTGCTACGATGTCACCGGACCGTTCGACGTCATGTTCAATGTGGACCCGCCACTAAGTGGTTCCATCCAAGTGAACAGCCAGGTGCTTCCGAGCTATCCATTTACGGGCACGTATTACGGTGGTATTACGACAACCATGGCCCCGATCCCGGCGACGGGGTGGGTGTTCAGTCATTGGACCATCCTCAACGACACCATCACTCCCAGCACGCTGGACTCCCTGGTCACGCTCGATTTCGATGTGCCCGATACGGTCATCGCGCATTTCATTCCTCCGATCCGGTATGATGTGCTCGTGGATGTTGATCCCCGCACGGGAGGTTACGTGCAATTGGGCAGCACGACCATCACCCAGTTCCCGCACATCGAGAACGTACCGCATGGTGTGCCACTGCAGCTGAAGATCTTCCCGGCTGAGTTCCACGATTGGGAGTACTGGGAGATCCTGCACAACGATATCACCCCGGATGATTCACTGGAGCAGGATGTGAGCATCACCTTCTTCAGCACCGATACCATCGTTGCCCACCTGGATCCGCAGGAGCACGGGTATTACCTGCCCAATGCCTTCACACCGAACGGCGACGGCATCAACGATGTGTGGTTCCCTGGCCAGCAGGTGGTGGAGGCGGAGAGCTACAGCTTGACGGTGTTCAACCGCTGGGGAGAGGTGATCTACAACAGCACCGACCCCACCGATGGTTGGGATGGATCAGCCAGTGGCTCCGAGGCCCCGAACGGTGTTTACGTTTTCAAGGCCCATGTGGTGGATGCCATCAGCAAGGAAAACCACGACTTCAATGGACATGTGACGTTGTTCCGCTGA
- the holA gene encoding DNA polymerase III subunit delta produces MSTLDGYKAVMKEIQSGKVGPIYVLHGEEGFFIDRVEREIVDRVLEDHERDFNLTVLYGRDCDAQAVKDACLRYPMMAERQVVVLREAQAWRPDQWDKLEPYAEKPTPTTVLVIAHKHKKMDGRKGFPKTVAKKGTVFHSEPLRDHELPKWIQAYVQHHKRKIGQHEALLLADHLGSDLGKTAMEVEKLALITPEGSNITTDTIQRYVGISKDYNIFELQKAIGARDHLKAQRIAHYFANDPKDHPLVLTLGLLNGWFGKVAMLHGMRGKPDSEVAATLKIPPFFVKEYAQAAQNFDPRAVVNAQNVLRSTDLKSKGVGNTSAGEGELLREAIARILS; encoded by the coding sequence ATGAGCACGCTGGACGGCTACAAAGCCGTTATGAAAGAGATCCAATCAGGGAAGGTGGGCCCTATTTATGTGCTGCATGGTGAGGAAGGATTCTTCATCGATCGTGTGGAGCGCGAGATCGTGGACCGGGTACTGGAGGACCACGAAAGGGACTTCAACCTCACCGTCCTGTACGGCCGTGACTGCGATGCACAAGCCGTGAAGGATGCGTGCCTTCGTTACCCTATGATGGCGGAGCGGCAAGTGGTCGTGCTCCGTGAAGCCCAGGCATGGCGGCCCGACCAATGGGACAAACTGGAGCCGTACGCTGAAAAGCCGACGCCTACAACTGTGCTCGTGATCGCCCACAAGCACAAGAAGATGGACGGTCGCAAGGGATTCCCGAAGACCGTCGCGAAAAAAGGGACCGTCTTCCACAGTGAACCGCTCAGGGACCATGAGCTGCCGAAGTGGATCCAGGCATACGTGCAACATCACAAGAGGAAGATCGGGCAGCACGAGGCCTTGCTCTTGGCGGACCATCTCGGAAGCGACCTTGGGAAAACCGCCATGGAGGTCGAAAAACTGGCGCTCATCACGCCCGAAGGCTCGAACATCACCACCGATACCATCCAGCGCTATGTGGGCATCAGCAAGGATTACAACATCTTCGAGTTGCAGAAGGCGATAGGAGCGCGGGACCATTTGAAGGCGCAGAGGATCGCCCACTACTTTGCCAACGACCCGAAGGATCATCCTTTGGTGTTAACGCTCGGGCTTCTGAACGGCTGGTTCGGCAAAGTGGCCATGTTGCACGGCATGAGGGGGAAGCCGGACAGTGAGGTGGCCGCTACCCTGAAGATCCCGCCCTTTTTTGTAAAGGAGTACGCTCAGGCCGCACAGAACTTCGATCCCCGGGCGGTCGTGAACGCTCAGAACGTGCTGCGATCCACCGACCTCAAGAGCAAGGGTGTCGGCAACACCAGTGCAGGTGAAGGTGAACTACTGCGCGAGGCGATCGCCAGGATCCTTTCCTGA
- a CDS encoding T9SS type A sorting domain-containing protein, whose protein sequence is MRRKYLALGTLLVAGSLTWSSTLRAQGETCITAAVVAPGVGIVADGPATGGGNSTVCNTGGTNADWYVFTTGTGGIINDINSCGGGGDTRVSVYNGNGGCGALTCLGSNDDFCDRGDGNFFASQVTNINVPAGTHYIEWDDRWEGTGFTWNFTFTPFACVQPAATVTLIPNCGGGTYDLEVNVTSLGSATSVGLDISVGTDITGISTTGIQTFTGIPLAATRSITLVHEQDGTCNVALGSFVDCCSASCADAVVVTSLGAQPATGTLYCSAGYNAACFAGPFASKWYVYTPPSDGLLSVKACPAGDTRLSLFDGTGGCGALTCLASNDDDNDLACQANGFASSVIDVPVTGGTPYYIQWDARWSTASVANWTVNFAACTPPAGTVTLIENCGGGTYDLQVDITSLGSSVDVDIDVTPGTDILNINATGIQLISGIPIGTVTNVVLRADDPLCDVDLGSFTDCCNGTCANAAVAVVGTNTTGALDCGAGASNAGGMGGVATDARWFTFAPPSTGQMTVSSCGSGIDTRVSIFTGPCGGQALVGANDDSGVCAFTLESNVANIPVTGGTTYYIEWDDRWSSTGFDWDLSYVSCTPPTATGSSTDNCGAGTFTVDVDVTSLGSSVELQIESDLNGIEVASVLATGIVSIPTAYTAGTPVTITLRSTSDANCSLVVGTFGDCCSGSCVGAVPASLGTNTNLAIDCGAGASNALATGAVNARWWTWTPASNGLAVVSACNPPNTTNFDTRVTVHTGTCGSLTLVGGDDDACTNPGFGSTFGWLANAGTTYYIEWDDRWDGTGHDWDLSLTPCVAPANDECSLENPSANQLNIGGSINYAGNANCANDELGIANIFGVTGYVWASFELMACSDVVIDYCGTTQFTTGALNMYTDCSGTNPVNSQSFNFTTCGDGNPSIFYNSLNPGVYYYPVLWAVSFPSPTYNINISASAPVVPCTPNICAVAEPITCGGAVSGTTVSNTATQGPSVCLPNHTAPGADAWYYVDALTSEVYNATTCLGTAYNSMITVYDGGASPGNCGALVCLTGNDDNCGVGTNTPSEVNWAAVAGNRYYIAVHGPSGFVNSTGAFTLNLTCAPATCPAPINDECGILATSLTPVLGDGSGLPVASTNCGAFADANPSCDVDLSFVPAAGRAQGVWFTFNTGVNEYMNLTLQDDDLGPYTATALSYALYSGTCGALVEVDCNNAGEGTNAFPQLTQNTDYYLMVHNQGGIGTEGTFGILLEFPAQNDAAVTAVLAPSGNLCTTTVAPQVTVLNNGQQPLTSLTVTYDLDGGTPVVTNLTFAPALTYGQSQNVNLTSSITTAGPHTLNVASSNPNGVLDEITSNDSNTGAFTVDGEAVQIVIVQDRWGSETTWEIYDALEIAPIASGGPYTDLGANGTANQVHNLCLPLTFGNCFTMRVIDAFGDGMCCLYGIGNWQVRSPNGDLLITDVFQGSGTLAGSSDNGGSNSPNANNPTYTGHEFCLPKGPSDIEAGECNVFNNTMNNKVYTTATAGTGNYMFEFLNPDFGYRRRISVPQRYVKFSQLQTQPLVAGTHYFVRARRDAGNDGFFNDNWGSGCDLALDPTQVPGCAQLIDDVDLPTHSCGVTRSFGYSDKVWSTPVLGATQYRFKFTGALDPDGPNGPLGPVNGDRVITQASYVRVLNWTNYALIEGETYNVQVEVLVSGTWSGYCGNVCTVTIDNPAFAGNNLNSATVNETGMALYPNPVRDGNVTLTLDGLTGEENVVTVDVFDVFGKRVFTQTIGTEGATAINTVLELGGQLASGMYMVDVTAGEQKFVQRLSIQ, encoded by the coding sequence ATGAGAAGAAAGTACCTAGCCCTAGGAACGCTGCTCGTTGCTGGATCACTTACGTGGTCGAGCACACTTCGAGCACAAGGCGAGACCTGTATCACGGCGGCTGTTGTGGCACCGGGTGTCGGAATCGTTGCTGATGGACCGGCCACAGGTGGTGGCAACAGCACTGTCTGCAATACCGGAGGCACCAATGCGGATTGGTACGTCTTCACCACCGGCACCGGTGGCATCATCAACGATATCAACTCTTGCGGCGGTGGGGGTGATACACGGGTATCGGTGTACAATGGCAACGGTGGTTGCGGCGCGTTGACCTGCCTTGGTTCCAATGATGATTTCTGCGACCGCGGCGATGGGAATTTCTTTGCCAGCCAGGTCACGAACATCAACGTACCGGCCGGAACCCATTATATCGAGTGGGACGACCGTTGGGAGGGTACGGGGTTCACTTGGAACTTCACCTTCACGCCTTTCGCCTGCGTGCAACCTGCAGCCACGGTTACCCTGATACCGAACTGTGGAGGCGGTACGTATGACCTTGAGGTGAACGTTACCAGCCTTGGTAGCGCCACATCAGTTGGGCTGGACATCAGCGTAGGCACCGATATCACGGGCATCTCCACGACGGGTATCCAGACATTCACCGGTATTCCTTTGGCCGCCACCCGCAGCATCACCTTGGTACACGAGCAGGATGGTACCTGTAACGTGGCCTTGGGTTCGTTCGTTGATTGCTGCTCGGCAAGCTGCGCTGACGCGGTTGTTGTAACAAGCTTGGGTGCTCAACCTGCTACCGGAACCCTCTATTGTTCTGCTGGCTATAATGCTGCCTGTTTTGCCGGCCCCTTTGCAAGCAAGTGGTACGTCTATACCCCTCCAAGCGACGGTCTGTTGAGCGTAAAGGCTTGCCCTGCCGGCGATACGCGCCTCAGCTTGTTCGACGGGACTGGTGGATGCGGTGCGCTGACGTGCCTGGCCAGCAACGATGATGATAACGATCTGGCATGCCAAGCAAACGGCTTTGCAAGCAGCGTCATCGATGTACCTGTAACGGGTGGAACTCCTTACTATATCCAGTGGGACGCCCGCTGGAGTACGGCGAGCGTGGCCAACTGGACAGTGAACTTCGCTGCGTGCACGCCACCAGCCGGTACGGTAACGCTGATCGAGAACTGTGGTGGTGGAACTTATGACCTGCAGGTGGACATCACCTCATTGGGCAGTTCGGTGGACGTGGATATTGATGTCACCCCTGGAACGGACATCCTGAACATCAACGCGACCGGGATCCAACTCATCTCCGGCATTCCCATTGGTACCGTCACGAACGTTGTTCTGCGCGCCGATGATCCGCTTTGCGATGTGGACCTCGGAAGCTTCACGGATTGCTGCAACGGAACTTGTGCGAACGCCGCAGTTGCGGTGGTAGGCACGAACACCACAGGCGCGCTGGATTGCGGTGCCGGTGCCTCGAACGCGGGTGGAATGGGTGGTGTGGCCACCGATGCACGTTGGTTCACCTTCGCTCCTCCCAGCACTGGTCAAATGACCGTTAGCAGTTGCGGATCCGGAATTGATACCCGGGTTTCCATATTCACCGGCCCCTGTGGCGGTCAGGCATTGGTTGGTGCGAACGACGATAGCGGTGTTTGTGCATTTACCCTGGAGTCGAACGTCGCGAATATCCCAGTGACGGGTGGCACAACCTACTACATTGAGTGGGATGACCGTTGGAGCAGCACCGGGTTCGACTGGGACCTCTCCTATGTTAGCTGCACCCCGCCCACGGCGACTGGCAGCAGCACGGACAACTGCGGCGCCGGAACCTTCACGGTGGATGTGGATGTGACGAGCCTCGGCAGCAGCGTTGAACTCCAGATCGAAAGCGACCTGAACGGTATTGAGGTAGCCAGCGTACTGGCCACCGGTATCGTCAGCATCCCGACGGCCTACACCGCTGGCACGCCAGTGACCATCACCCTGCGCTCCACGAGCGACGCGAACTGCTCTTTGGTAGTTGGCACCTTCGGTGATTGCTGCTCCGGTTCTTGCGTCGGGGCTGTTCCTGCCTCCCTCGGAACCAACACGAACTTGGCAATTGATTGCGGCGCTGGTGCCAGCAATGCACTCGCCACCGGCGCTGTTAACGCCCGCTGGTGGACTTGGACACCTGCATCGAACGGTTTGGCCGTCGTAAGTGCCTGCAACCCGCCGAACACCACCAACTTCGATACGCGTGTAACGGTTCACACCGGCACCTGCGGCTCATTGACCTTGGTCGGCGGCGATGACGATGCCTGCACCAACCCAGGGTTCGGATCGACGTTCGGCTGGTTGGCCAATGCAGGCACCACCTACTACATTGAGTGGGATGACCGCTGGGACGGCACCGGGCACGATTGGGACCTGAGCCTGACACCTTGCGTGGCACCTGCGAACGACGAATGTTCATTGGAGAACCCATCGGCCAACCAATTGAACATCGGCGGCAGCATCAATTATGCTGGCAACGCGAACTGCGCCAATGATGAACTTGGCATTGCCAACATCTTCGGTGTAACGGGTTATGTGTGGGCGAGCTTCGAGTTGATGGCCTGCTCTGATGTGGTGATCGACTATTGCGGTACCACACAGTTCACTACGGGTGCATTGAACATGTACACCGATTGCAGCGGCACGAACCCTGTGAACTCGCAGAGCTTCAACTTCACCACTTGCGGTGATGGCAACCCCAGCATTTTCTACAACAGCCTGAACCCGGGCGTGTACTACTATCCTGTGCTGTGGGCTGTTAGCTTCCCCAGCCCGACCTACAACATCAACATTTCAGCAAGCGCACCTGTGGTGCCCTGCACGCCGAACATCTGTGCAGTAGCTGAACCCATCACCTGCGGTGGTGCAGTAAGCGGTACCACGGTTAGCAACACGGCCACGCAAGGCCCCAGCGTTTGCCTGCCGAACCATACCGCACCTGGTGCTGATGCGTGGTACTACGTTGATGCATTGACCAGCGAGGTGTACAATGCGACCACGTGCCTTGGCACTGCCTATAACAGCATGATCACTGTCTATGACGGTGGTGCTTCGCCCGGCAACTGCGGCGCACTGGTTTGCCTGACCGGTAACGACGACAACTGCGGTGTTGGCACGAATACCCCGAGCGAAGTGAACTGGGCAGCCGTTGCCGGCAACCGCTACTACATCGCCGTGCACGGACCGAGCGGTTTCGTGAACAGCACGGGTGCGTTCACGCTGAACTTGACCTGCGCTCCTGCTACTTGTCCTGCTCCGATCAACGACGAGTGCGGCATCCTTGCCACCTCGCTCACCCCTGTTCTGGGCGACGGCAGTGGCCTTCCTGTGGCATCCACCAATTGTGGTGCATTCGCTGACGCCAACCCCAGCTGCGATGTTGACCTCAGCTTCGTACCGGCCGCGGGCCGTGCGCAAGGTGTTTGGTTCACCTTCAATACGGGTGTGAACGAGTACATGAACCTCACGCTGCAGGACGACGACCTGGGTCCCTACACGGCCACGGCGTTGAGCTATGCCCTGTACAGCGGTACGTGCGGTGCGCTCGTTGAAGTGGATTGCAACAATGCTGGCGAAGGCACGAATGCGTTCCCGCAATTGACCCAGAACACCGACTACTACCTCATGGTGCACAACCAAGGCGGTATCGGAACGGAGGGCACGTTCGGCATCCTGCTCGAGTTCCCCGCGCAGAATGATGCAGCCGTTACGGCTGTTCTCGCACCGAGCGGTAACCTCTGCACGACAACAGTGGCGCCCCAAGTAACCGTGCTCAACAATGGTCAACAACCGCTCACAAGCCTCACCGTCACCTACGACTTGGATGGTGGTACTCCCGTGGTGACGAACCTGACCTTTGCCCCTGCGCTCACCTACGGCCAGAGCCAGAACGTGAACCTGACATCGAGCATTACGACGGCCGGGCCGCACACGTTGAACGTTGCATCGAGCAACCCGAACGGTGTGCTTGACGAGATCACCAGCAACGACAGCAACACTGGAGCGTTCACGGTTGATGGCGAAGCGGTGCAGATCGTTATTGTCCAAGACCGTTGGGGCTCTGAGACCACATGGGAGATCTACGATGCTCTGGAGATCGCGCCGATCGCCAGCGGTGGTCCTTACACGGACCTTGGTGCCAATGGAACAGCGAACCAAGTTCATAACCTGTGCTTGCCCCTGACCTTCGGCAATTGCTTCACCATGCGCGTTATCGATGCGTTCGGTGATGGTATGTGCTGTTTGTACGGGATCGGTAACTGGCAAGTGCGTTCACCGAACGGCGACCTGCTCATCACGGATGTATTCCAAGGCAGTGGCACATTGGCGGGCAGCAGCGATAACGGTGGCAGCAATTCACCGAACGCGAACAACCCGACCTACACGGGCCATGAGTTCTGCCTGCCGAAAGGCCCGTCGGACATTGAAGCCGGTGAGTGCAACGTGTTCAACAACACGATGAACAACAAGGTATACACGACCGCAACGGCCGGTACGGGCAACTACATGTTCGAGTTCTTGAACCCGGACTTCGGCTACCGCCGCAGGATCAGTGTACCACAGCGTTACGTGAAGTTCAGCCAATTGCAAACCCAACCCCTCGTGGCCGGTACGCACTACTTCGTGCGCGCACGTCGCGATGCGGGCAACGACGGCTTCTTCAACGACAACTGGGGCAGTGGTTGCGACCTGGCCTTGGATCCGACCCAAGTTCCCGGTTGCGCTCAGCTGATCGACGATGTGGACCTGCCCACTCACAGCTGTGGCGTGACCCGTTCGTTCGGATACAGCGACAAGGTTTGGAGCACGCCGGTCCTCGGTGCTACGCAGTACCGGTTCAAGTTCACCGGCGCGCTCGATCCTGATGGCCCGAATGGTCCTCTCGGTCCTGTGAACGGTGACCGCGTGATCACGCAGGCCAGCTACGTGCGCGTATTGAACTGGACCAACTATGCGCTGATCGAGGGCGAGACGTACAACGTACAGGTGGAAGTGCTCGTTAGCGGAACGTGGAGCGGTTACTGTGGCAACGTGTGCACGGTGACTATCGACAACCCCGCTTTCGCCGGCAACAACCTGAACAGCGCAACGGTGAACGAGACAGGTATGGCCCTGTACCCGAACCCCGTTCGTGATGGCAACGTTACGCTCACCTTGGACGGCTTGACCGGTGAAGAAAACGTGGTGACAGTGGATGTGTTCGATGTGTTCGGTAAGCGCGTGTTCACGCAAACGATCGGCACGGAAGGCGCAACCGCGATCAACACGGTGCTTGAACTCGGTGGTCAGCTCGCGAGCGGCATGTACATGGTGGATGTGACCGCAGGCGAGCAGAAGTTCGTGCAGCGTTTGAGCATCCAATAA
- a CDS encoding AMP nucleosidase, whose amino-acid sequence MRSKEEIVNNWLPRYTGLPLNEFKPYVLLTNFDGYLDIFCRQTGAVIKDQNKSMRVAIGEDMCMVNFGMGSANAATIMDLLSAIDPKAVLFLGKCGGLKKKNQLGDLILPIAAIRGEGTSNDYFPPEVPALPSFMIHRAVSGVARDHDLDYWSGTVYTTNRRVWEHDEDFKDKLRTMRCMAIDMETATLFMTGFSNGIPTGALLLVSDQPMVPWGVKTEASDAKVTTSFTESHVRVGIASLREIINEGRSVKHLRFE is encoded by the coding sequence GTGAGAAGCAAGGAGGAGATCGTGAACAACTGGCTACCGCGCTATACCGGTTTGCCTCTGAACGAATTCAAGCCGTACGTGCTGCTCACGAACTTCGACGGGTACTTGGACATTTTTTGCCGTCAGACCGGGGCGGTGATCAAGGACCAGAACAAGAGCATGCGTGTCGCGATCGGCGAGGACATGTGCATGGTGAACTTCGGGATGGGAAGTGCCAATGCGGCCACCATCATGGACCTGCTCAGCGCGATAGACCCCAAAGCCGTGCTGTTCCTCGGTAAGTGCGGCGGGCTGAAGAAGAAGAACCAGTTAGGTGACCTAATACTACCGATAGCTGCCATACGCGGGGAAGGCACAAGCAATGACTACTTCCCGCCTGAAGTTCCAGCACTACCAAGTTTCATGATCCACCGCGCGGTGAGCGGTGTTGCGCGTGACCATGACCTGGATTACTGGAGCGGGACGGTCTACACCACGAACCGCCGGGTTTGGGAACACGATGAGGATTTCAAGGACAAGCTGCGCACCATGCGCTGCATGGCGATCGACATGGAGACGGCAACGCTGTTCATGACCGGCTTTTCCAACGGAATACCGACCGGGGCACTCCTTCTGGTCAGCGACCAGCCCATGGTGCCTTGGGGCGTTAAAACGGAGGCGAGCGACGCCAAGGTGACCACCTCGTTCACCGAAAGCCACGTGAGAGTTGGTATTGCCAGTTTGCGCGAGATCATCAATGAGGGCCGCAGCGTAAAGCACCTGCGATTCGAATGA
- a CDS encoding Rieske (2Fe-2S) protein: protein MLVERMVWYRWPGRIPSGIGAVCPGVISGRKLLLVRWNDHLYALEEQCPHHGASMIAGEVNDGCLVCPRHRYRYDLVTGRGRQPDGGNAAVYPIEVRHGGVFVGVSKLTLRLFGRDLW, encoded by the coding sequence ATGCTGGTGGAACGGATGGTCTGGTACCGTTGGCCGGGCAGGATCCCGTCCGGTATTGGGGCAGTCTGCCCGGGAGTGATCAGCGGGCGCAAGCTCCTGTTGGTTCGATGGAACGATCACTTGTATGCGCTGGAGGAACAGTGTCCGCACCACGGGGCCAGCATGATTGCGGGCGAAGTGAATGATGGATGCCTTGTGTGCCCCAGACATCGTTACCGCTACGACCTGGTAACCGGGAGGGGACGACAACCTGACGGAGGCAATGCTGCTGTGTATCCGATCGAGGTACGGCACGGTGGTGTTTTCGTAGGGGTGAGCAAACTCACCTTGCGGCTTTTCGGCCGTGATCTCTGGTAA